One genomic window of Glycine max cultivar Williams 82 chromosome 16, Glycine_max_v4.0, whole genome shotgun sequence includes the following:
- the LOC106796362 gene encoding uncharacterized protein: MKINQAPIMLNLQLNSIHRLHRPKNLTTNINQASMTTSRQNSNKGDTIGNNNPLPQIKHIIHVPISTQPTNHSIPSNNISLRHFIEQPSRHRNRPILRIQVNQRGPENHSISKSNPFHHHKLMNPFPELETTRPGTCGQHRRQGGATGLKALPNHILKQIQSLVGAEILSVPTNHSGPKTRTFLRHFIKHATGTDAVSLHRVTPNQSINHVGIKVQPEFNWEAVNERKCENALRRKNQES, translated from the coding sequence ATGAAGATCAACCAAGCACCCATAATGCTGAATCTTCAGCTCAATTCCATACACCGACTTCATCGACCGAAAAATCTCACAACCAACATCAATCAAGCCAGCATGACAACAAGCCGACAAAACTCCAACAAAGGTGACACCATTGGGAACAACAACCCACTCCCTCAAATCAAGCACATCATCCACGTACCCATAAGCACCCAACCCACAAATCATAGCATTCCAAGTAACAACATTTCTCTCCGACATTTCATCGAACAACCTTCGCGCCATCGCAATCGCCCCATTCTTCGCATACAAGTAAACCAACGCGGTCCCGAGAATCACTCCATCTCCAAGTCCAACCCCTTTCACCATCATAAACTCATGAATCCTTTCCCCGAGCTCGAGACAACCCGACCGGGCACATGCGGACAACACCGACGCCAAGGTGGAGCCACTGGGCTCAAAGCCCTCCCCAACCATATCCTCAAACAGATCCAAAGCCTCGTTGGAGCAGAAATTCTGAGCGTACCCACAAACCATAGTGGTCCAAAGACTCGAACTTTTCTCaggcatttcatcaaacacGCGACGGGCACCGACGCAGTTTCCCTACACAGAGTAACACCTAACCAAAGCATTAACCACGTGGGAATCAAAGTCCAACCAGAATTTAATTGGGAAGCTGTTAACGAGCGCAAATGCGAGAATGCCTTGAGGAGGAAGAATCAAGAAAGTTAA
- the LOC100776801 gene encoding protease HtpX homolog isoform X2, whose translation MASTPFSTFCHFHKPTLLFLASDGFRLGGAPAIAFGKVRKNRKMGIFPVCRAGSAVVFRDLDADDFRHPLDQQNTLLLRAIPGLNELGKALLGTVSEQVMLLENIGTSVLVSKNQLPDLYHLMVEAAEILNVDAPDLYVRQSPVPNAYTLAISGKRPFVVIHTSLVELLTKAELQAVLAHELGHLKCDHGVWLTYANILTLGAYSVPGIGGMIAQTLEEQLFRWLRAAELTCDRAALLVAQDPKRLSSLSS comes from the exons ATGGCTTCCACGCCCTTCTCCACTTTCTGCCACTTCCACAAACCCACCCTCCTTTTCTTAGCTTCCGACGGGTTCAGGCTCGGTGGCGCTCCGGCGATCGCCTTCGGAAAGGTTCGGAAGAACCGCAAAATGGGAATATTCCCCGTTTGCAGAGCTGGTTCTGCCGTCGTCTTCCGCGACCTCGACGCCGACGACTTTCGCCACCCTCTTGATCAACAG AATACGCTGCTACTGAGAGCAATTCCGGGATTGAACGAACTGGGAAAAGCTCTTCTAG GAACTGTATCTGAGCAGGTTATGCTCCTTGAAAACATTGGGACATCCGTCCTTGTTTCTAAAAATCAG CTTCCTGATCTTTACCACCTAATGGTCGAAGCTGCCGAAATATTAAATGTAGATGCCCCTGATCTATATGTTCGTCAAAGTCCTGTGCCAAATGCATATACATTAGCTATAAGTGGTAAACGACCTTTCGTTGTCATTCATACTAGCCTTGTGGAGCTCCTGACAAAAGCAGAGTTGCAG GCTGTTTTGGCTCATGAGCTGGGTCACCTAAAATGTGATCATGGTGTGTGGCTTACATATGCAAATATTCTAACCCTTGGAGCCTATTCTGTACCTG GTATTGGCGGTATGATAGCTCAGACTTTGGAAGAGCAGCTGTTCCGCTGGCTTCGAGCAGCTGAGTTGACTTGTGATCGTGCAGCTCTTCTTGTTGCTCAAGACCCTAAG AGGTTGTCATCTCTGTCCTCATGA
- the LOC100500039 gene encoding transcription and mRNA export factor ENY2: MKPKASVNRPPTPDVAENAPEREPTLQELINIKLIETGEKERLMELLRERLVDCGWKDEMKTLCRAVVKKKGRNNVTVDELIHVITPKGRASIPDSVKAELLQRIQTFLVSAAL, from the exons AT GAAGCCGAAGGCGTCAGTGAATCGACCCCCCACACCAGATGTGGCCGAAAATGCCCCTGAAAGGGAACCCAcgcttcaagagctcatcaaCATCAAG TTGATCGAGACCGGAGAGAAGGAGCGTCTCATGGAGCTGTTGAGGGAAAGGCTTGTTGATTGCGGTTGGAAGGATGAAATGAAAACTCTCTGcag AGCCGttgtgaagaagaaagggaggaATAATGTTACTGTTGATGAACTTATACATGTAATCACTCCAAAGGGACGAG CCTCGATTCCTGATTCCGTAAAGGCCGAGTTGTTGCAGAGGATTCAAACGTTTCTTGTGTCTGCTGCACTTTAA
- the LOC100776801 gene encoding protease HtpX homolog isoform X1, protein MASTPFSTFCHFHKPTLLFLASDGFRLGGAPAIAFGKVRKNRKMGIFPVCRAGSAVVFRDLDADDFRHPLDQQNTLLLRAIPGLNELGKALLGTVSEQVMLLENIGTSVLVSKNQLPDLYHLMVEAAEILNVDAPDLYVRQSPVPNAYTLAISGKRPFVVIHTSLVELLTKAELQAVLAHELGHLKCDHGVWLTYANILTLGAYSVPGIGGMIAQTLEEQLFRWLRAAELTCDRAALLVAQDPKVVISVLMKLAGGCPSMADQLNVDAFLEQARSYEKAASSPIGWYIRNAQTRQLSHPLPVLRASEIDEWSRTPAYKSLLKRGIQIKS, encoded by the exons ATGGCTTCCACGCCCTTCTCCACTTTCTGCCACTTCCACAAACCCACCCTCCTTTTCTTAGCTTCCGACGGGTTCAGGCTCGGTGGCGCTCCGGCGATCGCCTTCGGAAAGGTTCGGAAGAACCGCAAAATGGGAATATTCCCCGTTTGCAGAGCTGGTTCTGCCGTCGTCTTCCGCGACCTCGACGCCGACGACTTTCGCCACCCTCTTGATCAACAG AATACGCTGCTACTGAGAGCAATTCCGGGATTGAACGAACTGGGAAAAGCTCTTCTAG GAACTGTATCTGAGCAGGTTATGCTCCTTGAAAACATTGGGACATCCGTCCTTGTTTCTAAAAATCAG CTTCCTGATCTTTACCACCTAATGGTCGAAGCTGCCGAAATATTAAATGTAGATGCCCCTGATCTATATGTTCGTCAAAGTCCTGTGCCAAATGCATATACATTAGCTATAAGTGGTAAACGACCTTTCGTTGTCATTCATACTAGCCTTGTGGAGCTCCTGACAAAAGCAGAGTTGCAG GCTGTTTTGGCTCATGAGCTGGGTCACCTAAAATGTGATCATGGTGTGTGGCTTACATATGCAAATATTCTAACCCTTGGAGCCTATTCTGTACCTG GTATTGGCGGTATGATAGCTCAGACTTTGGAAGAGCAGCTGTTCCGCTGGCTTCGAGCAGCTGAGTTGACTTGTGATCGTGCAGCTCTTCTTGTTGCTCAAGACCCTAAG GTTGTCATCTCTGTCCTCATGAAATTAGCTGGGGGATGTCCATCTATGGCTGATCAACTAAATGTGGATGCATTCCTGGAGCAAGCTCGCTCTTATGAAAAAGCTGCTTCCAGCCCAATTGGGTGGTATATAAG GAATGCACAAACAAGGCAACTGTCACATCCTCTGCCTGTTCTACGTGCTAGCGAAATTGATGAATGGTCAAGAACTCCAGCTTATAAATCTCTTTTGAAACGAGGAATTCAGATCAAATCTTAG
- the LOC100775724 gene encoding DCD domain-containing protein NRP-B-like, with protein sequence MENMQSFWQLGDELRGHSKASEDHKWLMVASKLAEQTRLKGERVNNLDLSKGPIETRSRDKFGFQEENKFDSLNLSMLNLDSKFTENVSKSSLRNGVYGMNAVYQKNNANLVSNVISNKYNGNILHNKEINNNTNNESNNTNATDKRFKTLPAAETLPRNEVLGGYIFVCNNDTMQEDLKRQLFGLPPRYRDSVRAITPGLPLFLYNYTTHQLHGIFEAASFGGSNIDPTAWEDKKCKGESRFPAQVRIRVRKLCKALEEDSFRPVLHHYDGPKFRLELSVPETLDLLDLCEQAGSAA encoded by the exons ATGGAGAACATGCAGAGCTTCTGGCAATTGGGCGATGAACTCCGTGGACACTCAAAAGCATCGGAGGATCACAAATGGTTAATGGTTGCTTCGAAATTGGCGGAACAGACAAGATTGAAGGGGGAGCGTGTGAACAACCTTGATCTTTCAAAGGGCCCCATTGAAACAAGGTCAAGGGATAAATTTGGGTTCCAGGAAGAGAACAAATTTGATTCTCTTAACTTAAGCATGTTGAACCTGGACTCTAAATTTACTGAGAATGTGAGCAAAAGCTCGCTTCGAAATGGTGTTTATGGTATGAATGCAGTGTATCAGAAAAACAATGCAAACTTGGTGAGTAATGTGATCAGTAACAAGTACAATGGTAATATTCTTCATAACAAAGAGATCAACAACAACACCAACAATGAAAGCAACAACACAAATGCAACCGACAAAAGGTTTAAGACCTTGCCTGCTGCGGAGACACTCCCGCGCAATGAGGTGCTTGGAGGATACATCTTTGTCTGTAACAATGACACAATGCAGGAAGACTTGAAACGTCAGCTATTTG GTTTGCCTCCAAGGTATCGAGATTCTGTTAGGGCTATAACACCTGGGTTACCATTATTTCTTTATAACTATACTACTCATCAGCTGCATGGTATTTTTGAG GCAGCAAGTTTTGGTGGCTCTAACATAGATCCAACTGCCTGGGAGGATAAAAAATGCAAAGGCGAATCAAGGTTTCCAGCTCAG GTAAGAATCCGTGTCAGGAAGCTCTGCAAGGCATTGGAAGAAGATTCTTTCAGGCCAGTATTGCATCATTATGATGGGCCAAAGTTTCGTCTTGAGCTGTCAGTTCCAGAG ACTCTGGATCTGTTGGACCTATGTGAACAAGCTGGTTCAGCAGCATAA